A stretch of the Deinococcus misasensis DSM 22328 genome encodes the following:
- a CDS encoding TSUP family transporter, whose product MPDIDLLTVLSYGIPLAFLAGLIDAIAGGGGVITLPTLFFMGLPPGQVVATNKLLAIFGSASSTYQYFRKGKIELKLVWRLAIIALLGSALGAQLVLGFKDQDAFRLIIAGLVILVGILVVTNKRMGLENHYEGLTKRTLIIGGLGSLVIGMYDGFFGPGTGTFLMFLFVRYLKFDFVVGSGNARFINFITNLGAFITFLISGKMVWMIGLPMGVANALGATLGARLAILKGSTFVKVIYLLIVLLVVARLLFVA is encoded by the coding sequence GTGCCTGACATTGACCTTCTGACCGTGCTGTCTTACGGCATCCCTCTGGCCTTTCTGGCTGGCCTCATCGACGCCATTGCTGGAGGAGGCGGGGTCATCACGCTTCCCACGCTGTTTTTCATGGGTCTGCCACCGGGCCAGGTGGTGGCCACCAACAAACTGCTGGCCATTTTCGGGAGTGCCAGTTCCACCTACCAATACTTCAGAAAGGGAAAAATCGAACTGAAATTGGTGTGGAGGCTTGCGATCATTGCTTTGCTGGGAAGCGCTCTGGGGGCTCAACTGGTGCTGGGCTTCAAAGATCAAGATGCTTTCCGGTTGATCATTGCGGGATTGGTGATACTGGTGGGCATTCTGGTGGTGACAAACAAACGCATGGGACTGGAAAACCATTACGAAGGGCTGACCAAAAGAACCCTCATCATTGGTGGGCTGGGTTCTCTGGTGATCGGGATGTATGACGGTTTTTTTGGACCCGGAACCGGAACCTTTTTGATGTTCCTGTTTGTGCGTTACCTGAAGTTTGATTTCGTGGTGGGCAGCGGAAATGCGCGTTTCATCAACTTCATCACCAATCTGGGGGCTTTCATCACCTTCCTGATCAGTGGGAAAATGGTGTGGATGATTGGCCTGCCCATGGGGGTGGCCAATGCCCTGGGTGCCACCCTGGGTGCCCGACTGGCCATCTTGAAAGGAAGCACTTTCGTCAAGGTGATTTACCTATTGATTGTACTTCTGGTCGTGGCAAGACTGCTTTTCGTAGCATAA